Within the Flavobacteriales bacterium genome, the region GTATGCTGTTTTTCGGGTATTGAATGATGCTGGTTTGATCTTGTTTGGTTTCTTCGACGGCCTTATGTGGGTATATTGGCTAACCATCATTTATTTTCCCCTGACGGATCCTCGCCGAAGGGCATTTCACGATCTGTTAACATCCACTTACGTAAAAGGAGATCTTGACACCCGTGAACTGAATGTGGCATATCCAGCAAACAGGAAGAGGGTTTTTGTGGTCCTGTCTTCGCTGATGGTAGCGGTCATCATGGGAGTATCCATCAGCACTACCCTAAGTGGTGGTTTTTACTTTAATATTAACCCGCAAATCACGGCTGATGTTGAAACCCTTCAACAAACAGCCAATGACATTCAACTCATGGATGGAGTGAATAAAGTAGGCATGACCCTGGCCACAAGCAACGGTTTATCAAGTATTAAAGTGGAAGTTATTGTGGATGACATTTCAGAATCACCCGATCTGTACGATAGGATCTATGCGGTTTTGCAGCAAAAAGCACCTGGGTTACTCAAGAAGGTGGATCATACGGATATTACACTGGAGTCTGGATTTGACATGATGTTTGCGTCTGCCAAAAAGAGTTCTACGAAGACTTACAAATAGTCCGAATGCAGGTTGACGATTGTTGTTCAACCCATTCTCAATCCTGTGTTTCTGAATCATTTTCCCGTTTGAGCTTTAACTTTTATTCCGCTTACAGCAAAATGGCAGCCCATGAAAAAAAGTTGTGCCATTTCAAAAATTGGTTTATTTTTGCCAGCCTCTTAGACGTTCTTTAAGAGTATTGGTCCGGTAGTTCAGTTGGTTAGAATGTCCCGCAAGTAATGCGGGAAGGTCGCGAGTTCGAGTCTCTGATGAAAGAGACAAGAACATCAAAGGTGTACCTGGCAAATAAAAGAAAAGCATGTAGCTGAAAGAATGTTCAGCTTGAAAATATTGAGTTCTTAGTTTTTTGGTCCGGTAGTTCAGTTGGTTAGAATGCCTGCCTGTCACGCAGGTTAAAATGTTCTTTAAAATATTGAAATTCAATACGTTTGAAAATAGGTGGCAGAAATTTTCAAGCAGTTTTCAAGCGGATTGCAAAAGTTGAAAAATGTAAATTTGTTATATGGTCCGGTAGTTCAGTTGGTTAGAATACATGCCTGTCACGCATGGGGTCGCGGGTTCGAGTCCCGTCCGGACCGCCAACAAATAAAGCCCTTCGATGTTTCGGAGGGCTTTTTTATTGCTTGAAAAATCAGATTTTCTGCTTGAAAATTTAAAAAATAACCTAATTCAAAGGCGGCAGATCAGCGTATTCCTGCTTGTCTGCAATAATTTTATCCCTTCCTCCCAGTCTGAAAAAATCTTTTCTAATAGTATGTGCCCCCATTTCCGTTTCAGGAAATTGTTGCAGCAGTTTCAAAGATTCTTTTAACGGCACGGAAGTATCCAGCCATAATTTTTCCGTTTCGGGATGAAAGATCACCGGCATCCGTTTTTTTGAATTGTGAATCTGTGCCATCAACGGATTGGCTTCGGTTGTGATGATGCTGAATGAATTGATAATTTCTCCGGTCTCTCTGCTCGTCCATGTATCCCATATTCCGGCCAGAGTAAAAATGCTACTTCCTCTTACCGATATGCGGTAAGGGTATTTATCTTTTCCAATGTGCCTCCATTCATAAAATCCATCAGACGGAACGAGACACCTTTTTGATTTGACGGGTCCCCTCCATGTCGGCTTCTTATCAATGTCTTCCGACTTGGCATTGGCAGTATTGAATTTCAGCTTCTCCTCTTTCGACCAGAACGGGATCAGCCCCCAGCGCATAAGTTGTATTTTGTCTGGTGTTTCATTGGTTACCACCGGAAGATGCGGAGCCGGATTGGTAAAACAGGAAACATGGTACAGAGGATCATATCCATTTCCGTCTTCAAGTTCAGCGTTCATACGCTGCTCCAATTCTTTTTTACTTGCTGATATGGAATAATGGTAGCACATAACTTAATCAATAATAATTTTCCTCACCGGCACCTTTCTGAACACCTTATCGCTCTGGCCAAACAGGTAGTCGGGATTTACCTTGAAGTCCTTTACAATGCCGAGCAATAGCGAATGATTTACCACCTGCAGGCCGTTGCTGATATTGGTGATGGTGCTGGTATCATAGCCGTACCTCTGGGCGAACTCTCTGTAATCCCTTACTACGCCTCTGCTTTTCAGCTCCTTCAAGGCAAGCATGAAGCGATGACTGATAAAACTCTTTTCCTTATATAAAGGTGTGTCCTTGCCTTTCTTCTTTGTGGATGCCATTGCGTGAATTATTACTTAGCCGTTTTTAATTCCCTTACCTCATTTTTCAGTTCCAGAAAACTGTTATGCAGCTCTGCAATCTGCCGGTTAGTATCCGATTTGCCGGAAGGAAGGTAAGAGCTTAGCTTCCTGGCCACATACCAGAGTTCCCTCACTTCACGCACATCAACCTTATATGGGGGATATTGGTCATTATCACTCACAAGCAACAGGCTTTCATCCTCCTTTATCTTATTGAACACCCGCTTGACAACAATGCCTTCATTGGTTACTACCACATACACATATCCTTCCTTTATGTAATTAAAGTTCTCGATATACTTTCCGATAACCCAATCCTTGTGGAAGATCACCTCCTCCATGCTGTCTCCTTCTACTTCAAAACAACGGAAAGTAGCATTTCTGAACTCCGGGCCGGGCAACGTAAAGGCCGGAAGATCCTTGAAATATTCCACATCGTCAAAGCCACGAAGATAACCGGCAGCAGCTTTAGTATCTACCATCACGATATTATCCTGACCGGCCTTATCAACGGTTACAATTACCGGTTTGATGTTCTGCCCATTCAAAATTTGCTGCAAATCACCCTTCGCAGGAGCTAATGATTCCAGAGGCATCCCTTCTCCGTTGACAATGTATTTCAGGCTGATCGGATAACCTTCCGCTTGCATGTCATGGAGCATGTCAATAGTGGCAAAGCGTCTGCCCTTTTTGATGTCGTGAAACTTCTGCCCGCTGATACCAATAGTGTGGTAGAAATCCGAGTAAGATTTGATAAAACCTTTCTCCTTTAGAAGCTCCACAACCTCTAAAAACCTTTCGCTGATTGACTTTTTTGCTGTGCTCATAAAGTTTGACCAAAGTTTTACTAAAAACGATACAAAATAATTTGGACGTTACTCATTATGGGTATATTTTTGAACCAAAGTTATGTGATTTACTAAAAGTAACCAAATTTTTACTGAAAATTTACCCTTAAATGTTTTCAAAGGACGAAATAGCCCGAATAAAAGAAGAATTACCCATCAGGGCAGCTTATATCATACATGAAAAGACCAATATTTCCCGTCCTACCATCTATAAATTCTTTAACGGAGGCAATGTAAGACCCTACTATGCTTCCGAAATTCTTGCCTGTGCCCTGGAACTGCTGGAAGAAAAGAAAAACACGCTGGGTTCCCTCAGGAAAAAGTACAACATCATCATGGAAGATCCGGCACCTTATGGCAAGGAGGAGTCAGGTGATATTCCCCAAAACGAGTAAAAATACTGAATATGGAAGTCATTGTCATTGAAAAAGAGGCATACTATAAAATGATTGCTGAACAGACCAGCTACACCAAGCGGGCTGTCAGGGAAGCTGTAAAGGAAATTATGCAGGAACTGACGGTTAAGAATGACGGAGACGAATGGCTTTCGAGAGATGAGGCCATGCAGATACTTGGTATTAAAAGCAAAACAACGCTTCAAAAGCTGAGAGACGATCCCGAAAGCAAAATAGTATTCAGCAAAAACGGCAGGATAATCAAATACAGGAAAACCAGTCTGTACGAATACCTCCAGAGACATATTGTAGAGTAAACCCTGACAACCGGAAATTTTTTAGCAATGGCGATAACCAATTTTGAAGACTATACGGCAAACCTGTCTGACAAGGAGATTGAGCTTGCCTACGCCATTGCCGGTGCATTTAAGCGGAGAATCGGAAAGGAGAACATTATTTCCAACCGCCAGATATGTGCAAAAATGAAAGCACGGGGCGATCACATTACCCCTCCACGTCTGCGGAAAATTATCAACTACATCCGCAACTATGACCTGTGCCCCTTGCTGATCTGTAATTCCAAAGGCTATTACGTGGCATCAGACCCGGAGGAGGTGAAAGATTATATCCGCAGTCTGAGTGAGCGTGCAGGCGCCATCAGCTCGGTAAAAGACAGCCTGGAAAGACAGCTAAGCAATCATTGTAAAACCTAAAATTTAAAAACATGGACAATTACACCAAGAAGCTGCTGGAAGAAACAGCAGAGAAAATCTACATGAAAGAATTAAGACGGATGATCTGGAAAGAATGGACCCGTCCGGGATTAAAAGGCAATGACCATCTGGTACTGATCGGGATGGCCAGTCACTTCGGACTGACTGAATTTGCAAGGGAGCTGAAAGCGAATCTTGATCAGATGTGTTCCATCAAAAACGAGTGCATGGATGAAGCCTAAACAGATTAAATGGGAATACCACGATAAGGATTACTACGGGCATCCGGTGCAGGAATGGGTCGGAACGATTGAAGACGGAAGCCCTGTACGCTTTGTAATAAAGGCAGTGGATCCAGGCAGTGATGAATACCTCATCCGCAATGACGTGGACGGAATACCACAGGTTAGCTGCATAGGGCTGAAAAAAGCCAGAAAGAAAGCACAGGAGCTGTTCAACTGCTATGTAATGAGCCTGGCGGTATCCTGATTATTCACCGGAAAAATTCAAACAATGATCATAATACATTATCCCAATACATTCAAGGCGCTGAACAGTTTTATTGATGACTATAATGAACAACAGGAAGCCGAAAAAGACAAGATAAAAGGCAGTACCCTTCTGGCAGCAAAAGAAATCGTCAGAATATACGGGGCCTCGCTGGTCAAGGTAAATGGCATACAACCGATTGATAAGACTGATTTGCCACCATTAGTGACCAATAACGTCCAGTTGTCCCACCTGCTGAAACAAAGTACCCGTACAGTTCAGAGGCATATCAAAAAACTGATTGTAGCCAATATCATCACAGGAAAAAACTGGCATGGCTCCAACTCCGGTTACGAGCTGTTCATAAACCCGGATTTTTTGTTGACAGGTGAAAAAATCAGTGGAAAAAGTGCTCAGAAAACCCTTGATGCTGCTCTGACTGAAAGTTGCCGGAATGAGGCAGAATCAGCCTTTTCAAAAGAGCATACGACAAATTGTCCTCATACCTATTCTTGTAACACAAGTAACAATAAAACTAATATAATAATAGCGGTGGAAAAGCCGGAGGACAACATCGCTGTTGCTACTGATCCATTAACAAATAACACTGGTAACACTACCGGTGACAGTTCAGAAAGGTGTTCGCTGCCGCTCACGGATAGAAATTTTTCAGGTTACACTTCCGGAGACGGTGCAGGATACACAGGGAAAATTGAGCAAAAAAATCTGGAAACAGACGAAGAAGCAGGGAAAATTGAAGCACAACGGGCCGGAAAAAAGTCGTGCACAGGTGGTGCTGATGCACACTCTCCGGCCCGCTTCAATTCCCTAAATATGTATGTTAGTCTGCTCTGGCTGATGGCAAAGAACCTGCTGTACGAAGGCGTTTATCTCACAGAACGGCAGGCAGAGATCGGCAAAAGTTTCATCCGAAAGCTCTATGCACCGGTTAAAACGGAAGACCTGGGCAGGATACACAGCATTTATGCAGAACGCATTTCGCTGGTGGCAAAATACATCAGTCGTGATCCTCAAAACCGTTATGTCCAGCTTCCCTACCTCTTCTTCGATCCGAAAAACCCCAACGGTTTTGTGGGCACAAAACGCTGGCATGAAGATTACCGGAGACGGAAGAAAGAAGTGCAGGCAGAACTGGTGCTAAACCGGCAGATACAAAAATTCATCCGCAACAAGACCGGACAAACAGCCAAACAGAAATCCCA harbors:
- a CDS encoding SOS response-associated peptidase, which translates into the protein MCYHYSISASKKELEQRMNAELEDGNGYDPLYHVSCFTNPAPHLPVVTNETPDKIQLMRWGLIPFWSKEEKLKFNTANAKSEDIDKKPTWRGPVKSKRCLVPSDGFYEWRHIGKDKYPYRISVRGSSIFTLAGIWDTWTSRETGEIINSFSIITTEANPLMAQIHNSKKRMPVIFHPETEKLWLDTSVPLKESLKLLQQFPETEMGAHTIRKDFFRLGGRDKIIADKQEYADLPPLN
- a CDS encoding RDD family protein, producing MKVFEKTRGDMAASQQKVRLQEEGRETNVLGKRLLAGMVDMLIVGIISYIIGWVLMHTSLLKPPAGTVISLLILYVYVTLANSSSRGASIGKMFFSLGVVDKNGNNLTFKQAAWRYGVLLIPYAVFRVLNDAGLILFGFFDGLMWVYWLTIIYFPLTDPRRRAFHDLLTSTYVKGDLDTRELNVAYPANRKRVFVVLSSLMVAVIMGVSISTTLSGGFYFNINPQITADVETLQQTANDIQLMDGVNKVGMTLATSNGLSSIKVEVIVDDISESPDLYDRIYAVLQQKAPGLLKKVDHTDITLESGFDMMFASAKKSSTKTYK
- a CDS encoding helix-turn-helix domain-containing protein, giving the protein MEVIVIEKEAYYKMIAEQTSYTKRAVREAVKEIMQELTVKNDGDEWLSRDEAMQILGIKSKTTLQKLRDDPESKIVFSKNGRIIKYRKTSLYEYLQRHIVE
- a CDS encoding LexA family transcriptional regulator; the encoded protein is MSTAKKSISERFLEVVELLKEKGFIKSYSDFYHTIGISGQKFHDIKKGRRFATIDMLHDMQAEGYPISLKYIVNGEGMPLESLAPAKGDLQQILNGQNIKPVIVTVDKAGQDNIVMVDTKAAAGYLRGFDDVEYFKDLPAFTLPGPEFRNATFRCFEVEGDSMEEVIFHKDWVIGKYIENFNYIKEGYVYVVVTNEGIVVKRVFNKIKEDESLLLVSDNDQYPPYKVDVREVRELWYVARKLSSYLPSGKSDTNRQIAELHNSFLELKNEVRELKTAK